A single region of the Drosophila miranda strain MSH22 chromosome 2, D.miranda_PacBio2.1, whole genome shotgun sequence genome encodes:
- the LOC108154981 gene encoding uncharacterized protein LOC108154981: protein MQAHHAMPDFRCRNNCQHKECQRHAPLGIIDQHTQCKCLGEVNASSIFLENVLDLANTLAQIMITCGLHECKAKSTVDIITYAFLHYDQVCYCIDTTPKKRLRKEDLFHELGKKSLMNKVEAHLAYNIIKRGFKAFYYEPKAELTYDEQGRPSYNDECVWVHAARKTAESYARFDGLSCSDQLAYEAKIKIAYKKFYDRMQTRKRQPEGDDCNCCFCAKKRGHLVYAKEPVPCSTKKKPKHVCPYCCKKKQKKTYVHPARQPAKCPKCHKSRKFCCCTKLDFNLQWVRSIWERPDFNQYYKNEIAEIEDRLIKGSCWLPPEPLGELLGDEEGEEEEDDGHEMPPDTLLALAGKTAATIEAPAAEEAAEKVSEKGSVTSANAAEE, encoded by the coding sequence ATGCAGGCCCACCATGCCATGCCGGACTTTCGGTGCCGCAACAATTGCCAGCACAAGGAGTGCCAGCGGCATGCCCCCTTGGGGATCATCGATCAGCACACGCAGTGCAAGTGCCTGGGCGAAGTGAATGCTTCGTCGATCTTCCTGGAGAATGTCCTGGATCTGGCCAATACGCTGGCCCAGATCATGATCACGTGCGGGCTGCACGAGTGCAAGGCCAAGTCGACGGTGGACATCATCACGTATGCATTTCTGCACTACGATCAGGTGTGCTACTGCATCGATACCACGCCAAAGAAGCGCCTGCGGAAGGAGGATCTGTTCCACGAGTTGGGCAAGAAGTCGCTGATGAACAAAGTGGAGGCCCATCTGGCGTACAACATCATCAAGCGGGGCTTCAAGGCCTTCTACTACGAACCGAAGGCGGAGTTGACCTACGACGAGCAGGGCAGACCCTCGTACAACGACGAGTGCGTGTGGGTGCATGCCGCCAGGAAGACTGCCGAGAGCTATGCCCGTTTCGATGGGCTCTCCTGCAGCGACCAACTGGCCTACGAGGCCAAGATCAAGATCGCCTACAAGAAGTTCTACGACCGGATGCAGACCCGCAAGCGGCAGCCAGAAGGCGACGACTGCAACTGTTGCTTCTGTGCCAAGAAGCGGGGACACCTGGTCTATGCCAAGGAGCCGGTGCCGTGCAGCACCAAGAAGAAGCCCAAGCACGTGTGCCCCTACTGCTGCAAGAAGAAGCAAAAGAAGACGTATGTCCATCCGGCACGACAGCCAGCCAAGTGCCCCAAGTGCCACAAATCGCGCAAGTTCTGCTGCTGCACGAAGCTCGACTTCAACCTCCAGTGGGTGCGTAGCATCTGGGAGCGACCGGACTTCAATCAGTACTACAAGAACGAGATTGCTGAGATCGAGGATCGCCTCATCAAGGGCTCTTGCTGGCTGCCGCCAGAGCCCCTGGGCGAGCTACTCGGGGACGAGGAGggcgaggaagaggaggatgACGGCCATGAGATGCCACCCGATACTCTGCTGGCCCTGGCCGGCAAGACCGCTGCCACTATAGAGGCCCCTGCTGCGGAGGAAGCTGCCGAAAAGGTGTCTGAAAAGGGCTCTGTAACATCCGCCAATGCGGCAGAGGAGTAG